A portion of the Scylla paramamosain isolate STU-SP2022 chromosome 2, ASM3559412v1, whole genome shotgun sequence genome contains these proteins:
- the LOC135108082 gene encoding putative nuclease HARBI1 isoform X3, with the protein MVPVSNPTTAAEQQYNRAHAQTRVIVEQTVGMLKSHFRCLHSSSGCLQYTPIMCVKITNACLLLHNRCMKCGVPIPDDLPPLPNEELPHVDANPAFHWRGQRTQGIVTRQELIQNFFSNEQRDDDDEEEQEEANVKSKRRRRRRRKRSLMNILIV; encoded by the exons ATGGTGCCAGTGAGTAACCCCACTACAGCAGCAGAACAGCAATATAACAGGGCCCATGCTCAGACGAGGGTCATTGTGGAGCAGACAGTTGGGATGCTTAAGAGTCACTTCag GTGTCTGCATTCTTCAAGTGGCTGCCTACAATATACACCAATCATGTGTGTTAAAATCACAAATGCATGCTTGCTCCTACACAATCGCTGCATGAAGTGCGGCGTTCCCATTCCTGATGAT CTACCACCTCTTCCAAATGAAGAGCTGCCACATGTTGATGCCAACCCTGCTTTTCACTGGAGGGGTCAGCGTACTCAAGGCATAGTTACGCGGCAGGAACTCATACAAAACTTCTTCAGCAATGAA cagagggatgatgatgatgaggaagagcaggaggaggcaaatgtgaagagtaagagaagaagaagaagaagaagaaagagatctCTCATGAATATTCTCATAgtgtag
- the LOC135108082 gene encoding putative nuclease HARBI1 isoform X2, with amino-acid sequence MGEKCPCPSAGPGGGRSLPEVRQKILSASVVCVWTLDPYLMVPVSNPTTAAEQQYNRAHAQTRVIVEQTVGMLKSHFRCLHSSSGCLQYTPIMCVKITNACLLLHNRCMKCGVPIPDDLPPLPNEELPHVDANPAFHWRGQRTQGIVTRQELIQNFFSNEMFVGFLKMH; translated from the exons ATGGGGGAGAAGTGCCCCTGCCCTTCAGCGGGTCCAGGGGGTGGGCGAAGCCTCccagaggttag ACAAAAAATCTTGTCAGCGAGTGTGGTATGTGTATGGACCCTTGACCCCTATCTCATGGTGCCAGTGAGTAACCCCACTACAGCAGCAGAACAGCAATATAACAGGGCCCATGCTCAGACGAGGGTCATTGTGGAGCAGACAGTTGGGATGCTTAAGAGTCACTTCag GTGTCTGCATTCTTCAAGTGGCTGCCTACAATATACACCAATCATGTGTGTTAAAATCACAAATGCATGCTTGCTCCTACACAATCGCTGCATGAAGTGCGGCGTTCCCATTCCTGATGAT CTACCACCTCTTCCAAATGAAGAGCTGCCACATGTTGATGCCAACCCTGCTTTTCACTGGAGGGGTCAGCGTACTCAAGGCATAGTTACGCGGCAGGAACTCATACAAAACTTCTTCAGCAATGAA ATGTTTGTTGGGTTCCTGAAGATGCATTGA
- the LOC135108082 gene encoding putative nuclease HARBI1 isoform X4 has protein sequence MVPVSNPTTAAEQQYNRAHAQTRVIVEQTVGMLKSHFRCLHSSSGCLQYTPIMCVKITNACLLLHNRCMKCGVPIPDDLPPLPNEELPHVDANPAFHWRGQRTQGIVTRQELIQNFFSNEMFVGFLKMH, from the exons ATGGTGCCAGTGAGTAACCCCACTACAGCAGCAGAACAGCAATATAACAGGGCCCATGCTCAGACGAGGGTCATTGTGGAGCAGACAGTTGGGATGCTTAAGAGTCACTTCag GTGTCTGCATTCTTCAAGTGGCTGCCTACAATATACACCAATCATGTGTGTTAAAATCACAAATGCATGCTTGCTCCTACACAATCGCTGCATGAAGTGCGGCGTTCCCATTCCTGATGAT CTACCACCTCTTCCAAATGAAGAGCTGCCACATGTTGATGCCAACCCTGCTTTTCACTGGAGGGGTCAGCGTACTCAAGGCATAGTTACGCGGCAGGAACTCATACAAAACTTCTTCAGCAATGAA ATGTTTGTTGGGTTCCTGAAGATGCATTGA
- the LOC135108082 gene encoding putative nuclease HARBI1 isoform X1: MGEKCPCPSAGPGGGRSLPEVRQKILSASVVCVWTLDPYLMVPVSNPTTAAEQQYNRAHAQTRVIVEQTVGMLKSHFRCLHSSSGCLQYTPIMCVKITNACLLLHNRCMKCGVPIPDDLPPLPNEELPHVDANPAFHWRGQRTQGIVTRQELIQNFFSNEQRDDDDEEEQEEANVKSKRRRRRRRKRSLMNILIV; the protein is encoded by the exons ATGGGGGAGAAGTGCCCCTGCCCTTCAGCGGGTCCAGGGGGTGGGCGAAGCCTCccagaggttag ACAAAAAATCTTGTCAGCGAGTGTGGTATGTGTATGGACCCTTGACCCCTATCTCATGGTGCCAGTGAGTAACCCCACTACAGCAGCAGAACAGCAATATAACAGGGCCCATGCTCAGACGAGGGTCATTGTGGAGCAGACAGTTGGGATGCTTAAGAGTCACTTCag GTGTCTGCATTCTTCAAGTGGCTGCCTACAATATACACCAATCATGTGTGTTAAAATCACAAATGCATGCTTGCTCCTACACAATCGCTGCATGAAGTGCGGCGTTCCCATTCCTGATGAT CTACCACCTCTTCCAAATGAAGAGCTGCCACATGTTGATGCCAACCCTGCTTTTCACTGGAGGGGTCAGCGTACTCAAGGCATAGTTACGCGGCAGGAACTCATACAAAACTTCTTCAGCAATGAA cagagggatgatgatgatgaggaagagcaggaggaggcaaatgtgaagagtaagagaagaagaagaagaagaagaaagagatctCTCATGAATATTCTCATAgtgtag